CAATTCCTCATTTTGGGTACTATAGTTTCAGCTTTCCTACAGGCTTATGACCCCACTTGACAGCTCAACATCATGCTTCGGCTAAACGTACATAAAATTAGCTTTCAAATTAGGTATGATGTGCAGGGGAGGGTacgttaaattaaaaaaatatgggcCTTTTAGGAGAATTGCCTCACACCTAAGAAAAGTGATTTCAAAAATAGCATCTTGCTGTTCCATATTTATTGTCTCAGTGGGTTCTATAGGCAATAGCATCCTGAGGTTCCATATTTATTATATCTGGAGTTCCATATAAAATGGCTTAGTTTACAAGcggggatgctggaacaatttttatgctGATCATGAAAACTatagaaaccatgtatttggtgtttaataCTACTTCAAGCCCAGGGGTGCAATAGTACCCCCAACACTCATAGTTTCAGCACCACTGTTTACAAGTCAGAACAagatttttctaactgccagcatTGTAAATAAAACATAGAATACTAATTGATTTTCAGAAACTTTATATATCAGCAACCACCATTACCAGAAGGAAAGATTCTTTTAGTGCAAATGAGCTGgtaattctgctgctgctgcaagagGTGGAACAGAATGCAGCTTCCATAGAAACATCGACTCTGCATTGCTGGCAGCAGGGAAAACATTGGTTTTGTCAATAAACTCTGTACCCGGGACTTTGACAACATATAGGGAGCAGATACATGCAAATGTCAAgcaacaatttaaaattttaaactgaaTCACTTTTCTAAGAATACAGCAGAACCCCATCAAGTCTCTTCTGTTGTATGCATTTGCTAAGTTCATTGCAAATCATTGATATGCAATTGGTTTCCCAGTCACTGCAGTTTTTACACTCTCTCTCATTTATAGAACAGAAGTGAATTAGCCTTGTCACTTCAAGATGGAAGTGGAGGCACCACCTTCCCTTGCAGCCTCAGGAGCAGCTCTGATGTGAACCAGGAGCATTCTGAGCAGTGTTTATCTCTTTACTGCCACAACTGCCAAACACCTGGCCCctcaggagagagaggagagagtaGCTCTGGCTCTTCCATTGCCTGCTTCCCTGCCAAGCCATTGGAGGCCCAGTGGGAGTTGGAAAGAAGATCAACTGGCTGTGGCTGAACCTAGGGAAATGTCTAGCAAGGATGTttcaggagctgtggggagggagctaTAAGAGTTGGCAGTGTCACTTCTATACCAGCAGGAATTTGCAATAGCAGACTTGTAGAGTGCATTTGCTCCTTTTTCACTGCAGAAGAAGCAAAGTGGATCAAAGATGTACCCCAAAGTATGGCTTGTGGTTCCTTGACCTCTGAATTAATATGTGCAGCTCTCAGGCTATAAAGGTTGGGTATCACTGGCTTAAAGTAATTACTGTTCATTGGATTTTTAGGAACTGGCCACTAGATGTCACCATTATACAGCTGTGTTGAATTATTTTGTCTTTTAGAGGTGGCAGTTCAGAAACCTAAGTGGAGCAAGTTGAGCTGCTCAGAAACAGTTTGATAGACAAGTAAAACCCTTGTATTCATCTCAGTTGAAATGTTCCTTCTCAGCCCATTAAATTCCATCTACTAAAATAGTAGGTGTCAAGTATAGTATATTTGCTATGGAATTGTATATGAATCTTTAATGGAGTAAGGACTAGAAAAccttactttcattttttttttcaaaatcataaTTTTCTGTATCATTTTTAGTACATcaaagttccccccccccaacattttatttgctttacatGTAATGTATCAAATTTCACAAAGATAAAATCTGAGACTTGCTAACATACAGTGCTTAAAGCTTCCTGTGAGGTACCCAGTGACCTCAACATTAAAGTCAAGTAACTGAAGGTGCTCCAATGTCAGAGGGTTGGGCTCAAAGAGCAcaaattttcctttaatttcttttgcttgctttctttagTGAATGTTGTATGCTTACTCAGTCCTCACTAATAATCTGCCACTGATAATTGCCTTAATCCTTGCTATCTGCAAGTTAGTTAGTTATTCTGgagaatatataaatatatatactttGAATGAAAAATAGAACAGTTCTATAGGTAGTGGTCTAGGATGAAGAGAAGATtgcataaaaatgcaaaatagtaTTGCTGAGCTGAATAACTAAACCACAGACCACTGATAATGCATTCAGTTTCTTATATACAGTCTAATTAGAATAATGCATTACAAACATCAGTTTAAAAAATGCGATAGCATGTTTATGGTTAGAAAATTGACTAAAGTGACATCTTCTTGTGTGTATTCTGATTAGTGTCTGCTtactttttgtcagtaaattacGTTTTTACTACTCTTTACTCCTGTAAGCACTGCAGAACCAATACAGCTgtgggagagtgagctggattatTTTCCCAGTTATACATCATCAACAGAAATTGACACTTCCATTTGCggaatatttattattacttGAAACAGAATATAACTTGTCTTTCAGAGCCCAGTTGAGCTTGCAggtcagaaaaaatgttttacttgTACGTTGCTCAGATTTTATGTGGAAACTACCAAGACACAAACATGAGATCCCACAATACCATTTTGTCTCATTTCACCACGTTTTAAAGAAGACATAATGGCTGCTGATAAATAGCTTAATATAGGAAATTGGAGAGTTGTAATTCATTACAAGTACTGGAAAATATAAATTATGCAATTTAGTATTTTAATGTAAATCTTGGTGGTGTTCATCCATAAATAATACAATATATGCTTAAAATAGAAGcttactttttccttttctttgttttttagaaACGAAAGCTCCAACTAAGCCCAGAGCAATGCAGCAACTTTTATGCAGATCAATAtggcaaaatgttttttcctaattTAACAGCATATATGAGTTCTGGGTCTTTAGTTGCTATGGTTCTCGCCAGACATAATGCTATTGCATACTGGAAAGAGTTGATTGGACCATCAAATAGCATAAGAGCTAAGGAAACACACCCTGACAGGTAACTTACTGAAGAATAGATTTAAGGTCAAATTCTGGCCTTGTGAAGTGAAGGGTTGACTTCACTAGGATGAGGATTTCACCCTTACTGTAGAAAATTAATAAAGGTTTGGGCCaacctttttcattttgaaattatggcacaaaaaagaaacaaaagattttGTTAACTGGAAAGATTTTGTTAATTGGACCTCATTTATTGCAATCTGAGTGAGAGAGCCCTCCAAACacttttttctgttgcttttagTTTAAGAGCAATCTATGGGACagatgatctgaggaatgcaGTTCATGGCAGTATCAGATTTTCCTCAGCAGAAAGAGAAATTCGATTCATGTTTCCTGAAGGTACAGAGTTAGCATTTATTTGCCTGTAAACTGCAAGTCAGCTTCAGGAGTGTATGGCTCCTGCCTTATTCCTACCTGTCTTTAGCCAAACATTCAATATAGAACCTAGGCTCGTAAAGGGGGGTTGAAAAATGTTCTAGAACAGTTTGGTCCCATTTTCATTGACTATCTAAACTATGGCTGAGCTGCTATGCCATGTGGAGCAGAAAATAGCAAAATCTATTTGAAGAGCTACCCAAATGACAGTAGTTGGGAATTAATTTCCCTTCTGCCCCACAGATACTGCAAATGCCCCTCTATGACATTTGAATTGGGGCAGGCAAATTCAGGGAATGGGAGGAACCATGGAGCTACTTCATATCAGCATGTTTCACTGGGAGCAGAGTGGCTTTCCAAGTGAAAATCTGCCCTGGAGTTACTGTTGATCTGAAATGGTTGAATTCCCTCTTCTGAGACTGGGGTACGGGATTCATGCTCATCCACTGGTGGAGGGTCACATGGCAGTACAGTTCAGGAGCCAAGTTCCAATTAGCGTGGAGAAAGGCACCTGTGAGTTTTGGGACAGAGCCCTTTGCTTGTTCCATAGGTTAAGGGGAAGGATGACACAATCCTCAAAAGAGTGATTCTAAGTAAAATCTATGATTAGATACTCATGGAGTTTCGTATCCACTACACCAGAAAACCAAATAGGAGTAGCATGTGGTCCTGAGTTTAaaatcattttagttgcaactATGTTTAAACAGAATTCAAACCACTTGAAAACCTGTCTCATATCCTGTCGCAGGTCTTTCTTTAGTATGAACGTTAGTCTCTCTTCCCCTGGAGATCATGCATTTTCCCTCTTCAGAATCCCATGTAAATCATTCTATCTCTGTCCCTTGCCCCACAATAAAAATGCAATATCTGATGTAGGTCCTCCAGGGTGACAAGCTAGCTCCGCAGTAGTGGGGCACTGAAGAAGTAGTCCCCAATGGGCTCTCCTGTGCCCAATAAATATCCAGTGAAGTGGGTAGGTCCTCAATTTGTCTTATTTTTTCCTCCCCCGCAATCATCTAAAAGggtgctttttttcccctggacCAACCACTGCCAGTGTATGATCACCAACATGCAATATCCATCCATCTTAGAATTGCTTTGGGGGCAACACACTGCAGTAGCTCTGTGTCATGGTGTATGGCTTGCAGAGAAGCCATACAAAGGGTTAAGTATTATCAATTACAAGGAAAATATAACCACCATATATTAAACATTTGAAGGAAAGTAATTTTTAACATAAGCAAATTGCTTTGCAATAATTCAACTCACATGGCTATTCTTTCCAGTGATTATTGAGCCAATTCCAGTTGGACAAGCTGCTAAGGATTACCTGAACCTCTATGTCAATCCTACACTACTAGCTGGGCTCACCGAGCTTTGTAAGCAGAAACCAGCAGATCCATTGGTTTGTATTCTGTCATACAAAATTCTTCCCTTGTATTATGTTTGCTTTATGGTGACATTCATGGTTCCTGATAATATTTCATGGAAAACTGCTTTACCTCTCTTCGTAGAAATCAAGGGCCAGCTAAGGTACATTGATGTCAAATATCTGCCTCTCTACCTAGTTTAGCTGGGAGAAACCACTACTGGGTACCAGTGGGCATGAGTAAGATTAAATGCTTTGTGACAGTTTGCTAATTCAGTGAAGCTTTGGCagcttttttagaaaaaaaaaatgcatgcatgCAGGATCTCTCAGAAAAGATTTCTGTATTTTAACTTCTGCTATATATGCTACAATTAGTAATATCAAATTAACTGCTTATCTTAGGTTGGGACTCTCTTGGTCGTGTAATCACGTTCACCGTGGTTAACATAAACTTTGACCCCTGAGTAGTTCTCCAATGAAACCATCTACAGGTGTCCAACTGTTTTCTTATGACCCCTTTCCAATCATCTATACTGCTGCAATGAATTTGGTATAAAGGCCCACGTCACTGACTAAACCTCTTGACCTTCTGTCATCATTAATCCCCTTAAATAAGCatcttatccaaagcccattgaagtgaatagaaAGACTCCCGTATGACTGCATGAACTTTGGTGCAGGACATAAAAACTTTAATTTTCTCCAAAGTTGAAAAATTTAGGAGTCTTCCTTGCCCCTTAATTATGCTAACTTTTTACTCCTACATCATCTTGTCTGTACATCTGCTATCATTGTTCTCTTTGCCTTGACTCTCTCTCTGCTGAAGTACTTATTCTTGTTGTTTTAATCATTTCTCTAAAATGCAGTAACCTATAACCTCTTCCTCCCAATTGCACCACTTTTTGTCACTGTGTATGAATTCAACTGTTTTGTGTTTAGTGTTCAGATCTGCTCAATGCCCTAGTCCCTTAGATTCTTCCCTGTAACCTCCTAGGATTATTCTATTTAGTCTACCTGTCTGTAACCCTTGACAAAGCATTGTGTTCATATCTGATACTAATCCCTGCTTCCATTTCCCTTCTACTACTCTATcaattctcctctcccttcacAGTACTGTAAGCAGTTTACTAGTACTTAACACTTGACATCCACTAATTAGTGTTCAACAGCCTTATGAAGTATGCAAGTATGTGTGATAAgctctattttacaaatggagaaatcaAGGCAGAGAGGGTAAGTAATTTGCCTAAGGCCAGAGTGAGTCATTAGCAAATGGAATTAGAACTCAGGCATTCCTGCCCCTCACATCTGTGCTTAGATACAATTACAGTTTGCTAGAAAATTTACACGATgtgctgtattttcaaaaagtacCAGAACATCACATTTGTTGACTTCTCAAGGGGTCCATTTCCTGCCTGTAAGGGTTACTGTAAAGTACTCAAACATGATTGCAGTGTGGAAAGTTGTGACACTGACTTTGTATGAAGGGCTCAATGTGTTGAAGTAGCTGGCAGTGTTGATAGAACTGACATAATTTAATAATACTTTTCTGTAAGTATTTGAGTgcatattctatttttaaaatagaatcctCATACTTTTTATTTGTACTAAGGTAGGGCTAAAATGCCCCTGTACAAACACTTATATAGAGATAGTCCCTGACATGAAAACTCTAAAATTCATTTTAAGCACCTCAAGACTGAAGAGCAATATGTAGTATGAATAGATTAAAAAGGCAAACTTGGTAAATAGAGTTTATGGCTTACTATAAACTGGGCTGTACAGTTCTGCATACTTTAATAGTGTCTCAAACAAAGGGTGTGTTTAGTAGTGTCTTTATCAAAATAGTGTCTTTAATAAAAAGGGTCAGTTTTTATGGGAGTGAAATGGcttttcatgttttctttatATAGTTATAGAAGATGTTCTTTTCATTCTGTAGATTTGGTTTGCTGATTGGTTGATAGAACATAATCCCAATAAACCTAGGCTACAGCAGTGGATGACTGTGGAAGAACCTTAAGGATGAAAGTCCAGTGGAGATTTTGTCAAACACTATCAACTTAAGATGCTTATTAGTATCATTTTAAGTGTGTTTGTAATTAATATTACATGAAATAAATGTTAGTGTTATAACCAACTACAAATTGACTAGTAATCATTGGATAAGTTGAActagaaattatttgttttaggATCTACTCCCGTTAAATTAATAAACATAGAATCACATGCTGCAGCTTATTGTGCTGGGTGATAAATGACATCATACTTTTAGTGACATTTTCCCTCTCTGCCTTGGTTTAACCTACCCATAGAGAACCAAGTTCTTATTTACACCACTGTACATCCAAAGTAATTCAATTGTTTCTAATGAGTTAGTCGTGTGGCTGTTTCCAAAAGACACTTTTGACCTGTACTTTGTGAAATCAGGTCTTGCTTACAGCATCTGCTTATACTTCAACATAATGTTAAGTGACTAGATGCACTCCAAGAACCATGTATGCATGCCTGCAATTTCAGCACAGTGGTTTGATCAGCAATGACAAGTGGCAAAATTACTTTGAAATAATCTGATTCATTTGTGTCTGGGTTTCTAGTCAAGATACTCtttggaggaaaaagaaaaggaggacttgtggcaccttagagactaacaaatttatttgagcataagcttttgtgagctacagctcacttcattggatgccacaagtcctccttttctttttgcggatacagactaacacgtctgctactctgaaacctgtcattatgctttGGAGGAAAGAAGTTCAAGGCAGATTTCAGTAACTAGCAGCTAATGGCATAGCCCTTACAAATGAAAGTCCTAAGATTTCTAATTAAAAGCCACAGGTAGGTGTATTTCTGATAGAGATCCATAGTTTACTCCATCTCCAATTTTGTTGTAGCATGTTCTAGTAGGAAGAAGCGTTTAAAATTTAATCTTACCTTTAGTGAGAAATTTCTTGAATTGCTTTACCTTAGTTATGTTAAAGGTATACCTTGAGTACTGATTTTTCCATATTATCTCTATATTTTTACagtaaaattaatttattctACAGCTAGGGAGTTTTACCAAGAATGGGATATGAACCACACAATTCAAAGTGTGACAGGCCCATTctccttctctactgccttttCTCAAGGAAGGAATCTGATTTAGAATATTGTAGTAGCAACTTTTCCTTTAGGCTTTCTATACCAAGCACTCCATCAGTTTATAGTTTGCCTGGCTAGCATGGATTGAACATAacaattctgaaacttttttgcAATTCTGCTATGCTTGATCCATACCAGACAGAAGAGCAATGTTACATACGGCTTTAGTGCTCCCATGGCAGGAGGGGGCTTTTATTGAATAAGAAATGAGTTATCCACATTCACAGAATATTGCATCAAGATAAGATGCCCTTCTGTTAGGTATTTTCTTCTATCTACTGGAGTAGCAAGCTTAATTTTCAAATATCTGAACTTTGATATGTTGTGGACATACTAGAACAGTGTGACTATTTAACACAGGCCTCTTGTTCTCCTCACCTTTCACTGGAGAATACTGCAGTCATGCCAACTAAAAGCTTTCAGAAACCACAAGTCAggcccaaaaaatcatgagagggGCTTAAAAatagataatatttttttaaaaaatgggtgccTTTTACTTGTCTTttgggggtcacattttcaagcttttctctacaacccTGGGGATctagaaattaactttttttttttttaaatgaaagctgagtttctcCCACAATCCTatgactccaggatctgggaCTTAAGAAGGAaaccaaatatcatgagagttGACAATACCAGTATAAATAAGTagattttccccccccccggtTTCTTAGTGTAGCCACgaaactgaaaaatcagtaatTCACACAGATCTATATAGGAGTCCCCTACTCTTTAAGGTTTGAAGCAGCtgatagtgctaattttttataACCCTAGCAAGAAATAAGATGCTTCAGTCATTCAAGGATTTGTTTATTATGGATTTatcatttcagtttttcttttctgcGCTTTCAGATGCTTCTTCAGTCCAATAATGGCAAATGTTAGTGCCAACTCCTACTGTAATGACTAGTATGCACTCCCATTTTTCTAAGATATAACTGATCCCTTGGGAGTCTGTGGAAGGAAAGACCAATAGAGGTTAGATGCTTGTTCTGAGACAAGAGTCCATAGATTATTCACTGGATTGGACGTTGCTGACCAACAGCTCTTTCTTAGCTGGCTTGAGTGCTGCTGAaaggtagggttaccatatttcaggttcccaaaaagagaacactgctgggggtggggaggagagaagcaggaggagggtgctggagggggtaccAGAAGCGGGAGTACTCAATGGAGGTGGAGGGGAAGTGTCGCTCCTCATCACggtggcagggtggctggcaCAAGCCCAGGACACAGCGACAGCCATAAGTCAGCGACTCCCTGTGgaaccccctccccagggctgggatatgGAGCCTGGGTGGGCGGGATCCAGGAGATGTGGcttgcaggggaatggaccaatCAGCTGCAGATTTAGGGGAGGGACCAATCAGGAAGTGGACCAATCAGGGTTCTTTCTGAACTGCAGCTTGTATGCTCTGcaaaaacctaacacatttcctgttatttttaaaatcctccccAAACAGAAATGAAACTCAAAATAGAGGTTTTGTCTGGGAAAATTCAGATGTATGGTAACCTACAAAGCAGAAGTTACCAATTTCTACTCATGGATGGCTCACTGTTGCATTGTGcgctgtccctttaagaaaaggagtacttttggcgccttagagactaacaaatttatttgagcataagctttcgtaagcttaataatgctcaaataaattcgttagtctctaaggtgccacaaatactccttttctttttgtgaaaacagactaacatggctgctactctgaaacctgtccctttaagggcagGGCTAGGTCCAGCACATGCAGGTTCCAAGTACCAGCCTCTTAAAGACTGGTTTTCTGGAAATTGTAGTCCTTGGAAGGCCATGTCAGACTGGAAGCGAGGCCTGCTTGGAGAAAATGTCAAGCTATATAAAAGCTGCCTCTGGCTCAGAATAGTGAGAAACTCAGAAAGAGTAGGGAGAACCTGGCAAACTCTAAGATGGCCCAAGGAAGAAGACTGGGAGAAGGCCTAGGAGATTTAAAAGCAAGGTGTCCTAGCATGTGGCCCTGGGAAACTGTGCAGTCTGAAGTTTGAGGACAGACATCTGACCAGGGTTTTCAGGTTCCAAGGCCTGATCTTGGAGTAATGGAAGGGCCAAAGCTCcccacagtgccacctagtggtgCAAATATCTCTACAACCAAGGGGGCCGGATGTGGACAAGAAGTTGGGAGTCTTAGGAGGTAAGATATTGTGACACCTTGGAGAGGTGAGAAGATGGACAGACCTTCAAAGGAGGGCTGTGACCCAGCAAAAGGGAAAGTTCGAAGGGCTGTGCTGTTTCATTTGGATTTTGACTTAGATTTTTATTTGCGCCAGATTCTTATTGGTTTGTTGGGCGGGGTAAGCACCAAATCACCAACTCGCTGAAGCCCAGCTACCCCAATGTGAGAGGAAGTTACGGCATAACTATAACCTGACATTGGAGAGGTGAACTAATCCTGTCATATACCCGATGTAGAGTCTGGTGATACATATATCTTTCTATATTAACTCAAAATAGTTACACTACCTGTTTAGATTTATTTCTCTACCTACAGGCAGGAATACAGCTCATGAAGCCTAGATCTATAAAACAAGGAGTTTAACCTCTTACATTTagacatttttcaacaaaaattaaaCTGGATTTCTTGCAGGAGGATGATACAATCTGTTTCCTACCACATGGCATGAAGGCTATTCTTGGAACTGCAGATCCAGCAAGATTGGAGTGCACGGCTGCTCATCAGCCCACCTTGGCTGATAAGTGATTTCTTATCTTTAAGAATAGCCTATGTAGACTGCAATGAGCCTTGAACATACCCTCTAAGATGGCAGCAACTTCAAGCAAAGCCTCTTCCCCTCTTGCTTTTATATCAACCAGTGTAGGAGGCAGAGATCATAGCCTTCTGAGTGAACTAAATTCCACAGATGGAGTCATTACTCAAAGCTTATGACTTTACTTCAGCACCTGTGAGGAAAGGAGAGAATTAGATGGGTATTTGCTAACCCATATTTCTCACCTAAGACGAGGAGAAATTTAATTCTTAGGACCATTTAGTAGCGCCTTCTTCCCCCCAATAAAGTAGCTACTAATCTTGCACACCCTCTAGGGACTAGAGGCCTAAGGAGGTCATCACATTG
This genomic window from Dermochelys coriacea isolate rDerCor1 chromosome 8, rDerCor1.pri.v4, whole genome shotgun sequence contains:
- the NME5 gene encoding nucleoside diphosphate kinase homolog 5 isoform X2 translates to MQALMPEPQIYVERTLALIKPDVIDKEEEIEDIILRSGFTIVQKRKLQLSPEQCSNFYADQYGKMFFPNLTAYMSSGSLVAMVLARHNAIAYWKELIGPSNSIRAKETHPDSLRAIYGTDDLRNAVHGSIRFSSAEREIRFMFPEVIIEPIPVGQAAKDYLNLYVNPTLLAGLTELYLVC
- the NME5 gene encoding nucleoside diphosphate kinase homolog 5 isoform X1, translated to MQALMPEPQIYVERTLALIKPDVIDKEEEIEDIILRSGFTIVQKRKLQLSPEQCSNFYADQYGKMFFPNLTAYMSSGSLVAMVLARHNAIAYWKELIGPSNSIRAKETHPDSLRAIYGTDDLRNAVHGSIRFSSAEREIRFMFPEVIIEPIPVGQAAKDYLNLYVNPTLLAGLTELCKQKPADPLIWFADWLIEHNPNKPRLQQWMTVEEP